The following proteins come from a genomic window of Brevibacillus antibioticus:
- a CDS encoding ABC transporter permease, translated as MNNNLYKHRTVLYSVLSFCLLLGLIGIHPQITEAALNLHGIKVASIDSYKLLSPKNGFHLMSIETIHATLGATIAQIEIDRSIDGRSALLFADVDEKADKGWYFVDGEETSYWINRFGGNPNYILGGSANVYSKEVANLTNHSSPLYQAYNLAELASASGGAGFTKGDNLVPNGKGGYISVGHFRTTPQPSGSITTNKTKYNLNETVEIHANATDFSYYDRGIFVWSLNVINKTTGRGYKSLLSNQKFSDPSTAIHTVNETSSPPGYKWTHKNSEYKPTEPGVYEVSLTITDLHQRSRQGSSSISVSTPYTAQFTVGDVTPPEKPDPEKPDPGPACSIGSTKTRLNIQVEGDKDIKDHNAVASGGSDIAVEKNADITLFANKPGKFTMNGYDMKAGANGNRKVGTGSMGSSGRVKVAYVSDDGTECWEKYLRVESPDGEDSCPIVTLSAASVRNGQTIEIMPFDTLTFRAKYTTKYGDSSEASLKWDVTLPNGKIYTLPVRENDNGRWGYYDSSSLKLPFGDVHNPYYFPFERGKTYKLKLNFGGTKWGERPECNWEITIVVKDASCSIADQKNVAFLVHSEPPLPFSPEGESMNGSVSSGFTLKDPVYIKYFTQVGDQYDTNLSFSSKVSGTWYWQTPEGKTALTDKLAADELFRLMLPASVDVGDEIVLLFESETSCTGEVRFTIESDQKCWDILASVEIDRNNQKWSKDIQRGETIEIAADEIPDKYRFRMFLSDDSHFSMRWFDPASGSWERKRNGEALDRSNTSTNSHWVYFSRDENGLLLEGLYKVQFYSTQSDGCDGHFFVQIGKGVPKPDGENLLIVKSSFQIDPKSPQAAGTDATITFNVKNAGKLTHDTKLAVRWASSEKETRLDVNEFKPGEVRKIKVPTKYPQKSEDFIAHINPAKSMPENETIWTDNRAAWPVKLVGGEVPELPGGGGDFDGGEIGLEIYDSDGRQLQKLPLHVDGVWEREPATIRVVIDQTKINEGFQKTEQELNQKISEYKAQLESSVSGDTIKNVTVTANPGWISDAKRMAVYTPPQLDLKLTGPGAPMQWQVSSASTGTEVVYTGTTVPTQTTWRQVLQSQKYKAEINGFVIVMDYQVDFELSYESCARNAKDEEVCAPQNISKTMAGRYTITVKGGERSFEVFEPNATGSVRHTDEWAAYHARDRYPNSQPNDYYAGERILTQVELQDRHRHPVSNQFPVVTSARAWISETGLRQTPLQSLLALQQATPQLWRGPSYSASKLGAREVGVDTPLMGDKQHGFQKDASYAVYYAVSFRFDVNKGFPYQNKASGQGHELKDYQLPFRIIANAWERQGIRNHTTQ; from the coding sequence ATGAACAATAATTTGTATAAGCACAGAACAGTTCTGTATTCTGTGCTTTCTTTCTGCCTTTTGTTAGGATTGATTGGTATACATCCACAAATTACTGAAGCTGCACTGAATTTACATGGAATCAAAGTCGCGAGTATTGATTCCTACAAGCTACTTTCGCCCAAAAACGGATTTCATTTAATGTCTATCGAGACGATACATGCAACCCTAGGGGCTACAATAGCGCAAATCGAGATTGATAGAAGTATTGATGGACGATCAGCATTATTATTTGCTGATGTAGATGAAAAAGCAGATAAGGGATGGTACTTCGTAGATGGCGAGGAGACTTCTTATTGGATCAATCGTTTTGGAGGAAACCCCAACTATATTCTCGGTGGTTCTGCTAATGTGTACAGTAAAGAAGTTGCTAATCTAACTAATCATAGTAGTCCACTATACCAAGCCTACAACCTCGCAGAACTAGCCTCCGCCTCAGGCGGCGCAGGCTTCACCAAAGGAGACAACCTCGTCCCAAACGGCAAAGGCGGATACATCTCAGTAGGCCACTTCCGAACCACCCCACAACCTAGCGGCAGCATAACCACCAACAAAACCAAATACAACCTCAACGAAACAGTTGAGATCCATGCAAATGCCACGGACTTTTCTTACTATGACCGCGGCATTTTTGTATGGTCTTTAAATGTAATCAACAAGACAACAGGACGTGGATACAAAAGCCTTCTGTCTAATCAAAAATTCAGCGATCCAAGCACGGCTATTCACACGGTAAATGAGACAAGCAGTCCCCCAGGCTACAAGTGGACCCATAAAAATAGCGAGTATAAGCCGACCGAGCCAGGCGTGTATGAAGTATCGCTAACCATCACTGACCTGCATCAAAGAAGCCGCCAAGGATCAAGCAGCATAAGCGTTTCCACACCATACACAGCACAATTCACGGTAGGCGATGTAACCCCGCCGGAAAAACCCGATCCAGAAAAGCCTGACCCAGGACCAGCATGCTCCATCGGATCGACAAAAACCAGGCTAAACATTCAAGTCGAGGGCGACAAGGATATTAAAGACCACAATGCTGTTGCAAGCGGCGGCTCAGATATCGCTGTCGAAAAAAATGCCGATATCACCCTCTTTGCCAATAAACCGGGTAAATTCACGATGAATGGTTATGACATGAAGGCTGGAGCGAATGGCAACAGGAAAGTCGGGACAGGAAGCATGGGGAGCTCTGGACGGGTAAAAGTCGCCTATGTCAGTGATGATGGAACAGAGTGCTGGGAGAAATATTTGAGAGTGGAGTCGCCAGACGGCGAAGACTCATGCCCCATCGTTACGCTGTCGGCTGCTTCAGTCAGAAACGGTCAAACCATTGAGATTATGCCGTTCGATACGCTTACGTTTCGAGCCAAATACACAACCAAATACGGAGATAGCTCGGAGGCATCGCTCAAGTGGGATGTAACACTTCCAAACGGAAAAATCTATACCTTGCCAGTCAGGGAAAATGACAATGGCAGATGGGGATACTATGACTCCTCCAGTTTAAAGCTTCCGTTTGGAGATGTTCATAACCCGTACTATTTTCCATTCGAGCGAGGAAAAACGTACAAACTGAAGCTAAACTTTGGTGGGACAAAATGGGGGGAGAGGCCTGAATGCAATTGGGAAATAACGATCGTTGTCAAAGATGCATCCTGCTCAATCGCTGATCAAAAAAATGTAGCGTTTTTGGTGCATAGCGAACCACCTCTGCCATTTTCTCCTGAAGGGGAAAGCATGAATGGATCGGTCAGCTCAGGTTTTACATTGAAAGACCCTGTATACATCAAGTACTTTACGCAGGTTGGAGATCAATACGATACCAATCTATCGTTTTCCTCAAAGGTATCTGGTACTTGGTATTGGCAGACCCCTGAAGGAAAAACAGCGTTAACCGACAAGCTTGCGGCGGACGAGCTATTCAGGCTCATGTTACCAGCGAGCGTAGATGTTGGCGACGAAATCGTACTGCTGTTCGAGTCCGAGACGAGCTGTACGGGTGAGGTGCGATTCACCATTGAATCTGACCAAAAATGCTGGGATATTCTAGCGTCAGTAGAAATTGATCGAAACAACCAAAAGTGGAGCAAGGATATTCAACGTGGTGAAACTATTGAAATTGCAGCAGATGAGATTCCAGACAAGTATCGGTTTCGGATGTTTTTGTCGGATGATAGTCACTTCTCGATGAGATGGTTCGATCCTGCGTCAGGCTCCTGGGAAAGAAAGCGAAACGGAGAGGCACTCGATCGCTCAAACACCTCCACAAATAGCCACTGGGTGTATTTCTCGAGGGATGAAAATGGTCTTCTTTTAGAAGGACTGTACAAGGTGCAATTTTATTCAACCCAGAGTGATGGCTGCGACGGTCATTTTTTTGTGCAAATCGGCAAAGGCGTTCCAAAACCGGATGGAGAGAATTTACTCATTGTGAAATCGAGCTTTCAAATTGATCCGAAGAGCCCTCAAGCCGCAGGTACCGATGCGACGATTACATTCAACGTGAAGAATGCCGGGAAATTAACGCATGATACGAAATTGGCTGTTCGCTGGGCTAGTTCAGAAAAGGAAACTCGCTTGGACGTAAATGAATTCAAGCCGGGTGAGGTGCGTAAGATCAAGGTTCCGACGAAGTATCCCCAAAAATCCGAGGACTTTATCGCCCATATCAACCCTGCGAAGTCCATGCCGGAAAATGAAACAATCTGGACGGACAATCGTGCGGCTTGGCCAGTGAAGCTTGTTGGTGGAGAAGTTCCGGAGCTGCCTGGTGGTGGTGGTGATTTTGATGGCGGTGAAATTGGTTTAGAGATTTATGACAGTGATGGTCGACAGCTACAAAAACTGCCGCTACATGTAGATGGCGTGTGGGAACGTGAGCCTGCTACGATTCGCGTGGTCATTGATCAGACGAAAATAAACGAAGGCTTCCAAAAAACAGAACAGGAGCTCAATCAGAAGATATCGGAATATAAAGCACAATTGGAGAGCTCAGTCAGCGGGGACACTATCAAAAACGTAACTGTCACTGCGAATCCGGGGTGGATTTCGGATGCCAAGCGTATGGCTGTCTATACGCCGCCACAGCTTGATCTGAAGCTGACAGGCCCCGGAGCGCCGATGCAATGGCAGGTAAGCAGTGCATCTACAGGTACAGAGGTCGTGTACACAGGAACCACTGTCCCCACGCAGACGACTTGGCGCCAAGTGCTCCAATCGCAAAAGTACAAGGCCGAAATCAACGGCTTTGTCATCGTGATGGATTATCAGGTCGATTTTGAACTGTCCTACGAGAGCTGTGCCAGGAACGCCAAAGATGAAGAGGTGTGTGCACCACAGAACATATCGAAAACGATGGCAGGACGCTATACCATTACGGTAAAAGGGGGAGAGCGCTCCTTTGAAGTATTTGAGCCTAATGCAACAGGCTCGGTTCGCCATACAGACGAATGGGCAGCGTATCATGCCAGAGATCGCTATCCAAACAGTCAGCCAAACGATTACTACGCGGGGGAGCGCATCTTAACACAAGTGGAGTTGCAGGATCGACACCGTCATCCTGTTAGCAACCAGTTTCCTGTCGTGACATCTGCGCGGGCGTGGATTTCAGAAACTGGCTTGCGCCAAACGCCGTTACAGTCGTTGTTAGCCTTGCAACAAGCGACCCCTCAGCTCTGGAGAGGCCCCTCCTATTCCGCTTCCAAGCTAGGAGCTCGTGAAGTGGGAGTAGATACGCCGTTGATGGGGGATAAACAGCATGGCTTCCAAAAGGATGCGAGCTACGCAGTCTATTACGCCGTTTCCTTTCGTTTTGACGTGAACAAGGGCTTCCCCTATCAAAATAAAGCCTCCGGGCAAGGGCACGAACTAAAAGACTACCAACTACCCTTCCGTATCATTGCAAATGCATGGGAACGACAAGGAATCCGCAACCATACGACTCAGTAA
- a CDS encoding YwhD family protein has translation MDIFDNKKGGFTIMSGKTDVHGGFGQGMLDLNAVSSVIIDGDEAYIDMGALHAKSSVEKGIKWTTNKEEVPNGKPYWLVWVTVDRNEAGPCYAGATACYMEIDREARRGYKILADHVNRMDYSMKRRIMLSDLSEKEKAALKKLLIENNAAMYENSSEELKQSLS, from the coding sequence ATGGATATTTTTGATAATAAAAAAGGCGGCTTTACCATTATGAGTGGAAAAACCGATGTACACGGAGGTTTTGGTCAAGGTATGCTCGACCTGAATGCTGTGTCCTCGGTCATTATCGATGGGGACGAAGCGTACATTGACATGGGTGCCTTGCATGCCAAAAGTTCTGTAGAAAAGGGCATCAAATGGACGACAAATAAAGAAGAAGTACCAAATGGAAAGCCTTATTGGCTCGTTTGGGTAACCGTCGATCGCAATGAAGCTGGTCCTTGCTATGCAGGGGCAACTGCGTGCTACATGGAAATCGATCGGGAAGCGCGTCGTGGCTACAAAATTTTGGCGGATCACGTAAATCGCATGGATTACTCCATGAAGAGACGTATTATGCTGTCCGATCTATCCGAGAAGGAAAAAGCCGCTCTGAAAAAGCTTTTGATTGAAAATAACGCGGCTATGTATGAGAATTCCTCCGAGGAATTAAAGCAGAGTTTGTCCTAA
- a CDS encoding lipase/acyltransferase domain-containing protein: MGLITRRLLCVLLLFALCLGNTVEQGWAKEREVFVEEAWAWIDEGEVRFQARLSGTPGKVELSFNQDRDSKTRSFHEESQISLAVMPRDHSPIEITMFIDDSKEPLRSWELSLPEHLEPTVGKIQIKKAPWDEMAADQEEPLELVEREIRDQNEAPPEEAEQKQEQDATDEELSRMAEEFYAHFSGENKPGEAELRNRGARFEVEPNDTLGSKSDWLFDGKDSHGKISSKDDVDFWKIKGTKNGQMNISLTDIRANEDYDLYVYDEGERELARSDQRGNEPELIEGLAVEKDKWYYIKVVGKQGSFSKDYYYRLRADFSADQGGGKADGYEPNDTMEEAYALNAYNRNIVGNLHSKTDVDFYSLPVKLSSTVEVSLKDIPTEMDMDVYLLDEAGKVVARSEKAKNSDEHIIFNAYPGTYKVKVMASKHSGFTANSYSLYIGDRTIPVILIPGVGGSRLEVEQNGKRSEIWLGLGDSLIGINDPKHRRLLSLEPIKPNSVDVQPVVRDATIHPEKDDFYAIEYLSYAPFLKELTEQYYSMVKELEKVGYKKHRTLFALPYDWRYSSTKNAKLLKEEIDAALKASGANQVHLVAHSMGGLLVKETLLSNVSYQRKVNRVVYMGTPFLGSPRAYQALKHGYNFSIPWLEEETGKVISSYAPAVYELLPSKKYFETVGFLKRSNIQYYTYDEFLKDKNIRLDYAPLVRHGGKMHEKWDNKTVNVPQYSIVGTGQVTLLGYFYDSFYNEWSPILDPGVGDGTVPYMSANYAQEDMKKRYYVKGEHAKLPTIPEVIDQVTRLLQGDEELQSGLRNAPDQNSDYLYYIVAQDDKSFPEVTIHKSGQIFTLDANKKEVREDLSIEYHDRIVVIHVRDGEDLEFQPPVAVEGEEPARFLIKRFSSDDSDRYRETGRRYVLDERGLAEVEESTDSNDV, encoded by the coding sequence GTGGGATTAATCACGCGGCGCTTGCTATGTGTACTTCTCCTATTCGCTTTATGCTTGGGAAATACAGTGGAACAGGGCTGGGCAAAAGAACGGGAGGTATTTGTAGAGGAGGCGTGGGCATGGATTGACGAGGGAGAGGTGCGTTTTCAGGCACGATTATCGGGTACTCCGGGTAAAGTCGAGTTGTCTTTCAACCAAGACCGCGACAGCAAAACTCGTTCGTTTCACGAGGAATCGCAGATTTCCCTCGCCGTAATGCCTAGGGATCATAGTCCTATCGAGATAACGATGTTTATAGATGATTCAAAAGAGCCGTTACGTAGCTGGGAGCTATCGTTGCCTGAACACCTAGAGCCAACAGTAGGAAAAATACAAATCAAAAAGGCACCTTGGGACGAAATGGCTGCCGATCAGGAAGAGCCGCTAGAGTTGGTCGAACGAGAGATCAGAGACCAAAACGAAGCTCCACCAGAAGAGGCAGAACAAAAACAGGAGCAGGATGCCACCGATGAAGAGCTTTCGCGGATGGCAGAGGAATTTTATGCACATTTTTCAGGCGAGAATAAGCCAGGAGAAGCGGAACTGCGCAATAGAGGAGCTCGCTTTGAGGTAGAACCGAATGATACCTTGGGAAGCAAATCGGACTGGCTATTTGATGGAAAGGACAGCCACGGAAAGATTAGTAGCAAAGATGATGTGGATTTTTGGAAAATCAAAGGAACAAAAAATGGACAGATGAATATATCTCTCACAGATATTCGGGCAAACGAAGACTACGATTTGTATGTGTATGATGAGGGGGAGCGGGAGCTGGCCCGTTCAGATCAGCGTGGAAATGAGCCTGAGCTAATCGAGGGGCTGGCAGTGGAAAAAGACAAATGGTACTACATCAAGGTCGTTGGAAAGCAGGGCTCGTTTTCAAAAGATTACTACTACCGCTTGCGAGCTGATTTTTCCGCGGATCAAGGAGGGGGCAAGGCGGATGGATACGAGCCAAATGACACAATGGAAGAGGCTTACGCACTAAATGCGTATAACCGAAATATCGTAGGAAATCTTCATTCAAAGACGGATGTAGATTTTTACAGCTTACCTGTTAAGCTCTCCTCTACTGTGGAGGTCTCCCTCAAGGATATCCCTACTGAAATGGATATGGACGTATATCTGCTCGACGAGGCTGGAAAAGTCGTCGCTAGATCCGAGAAAGCGAAGAATTCGGATGAACATATCATCTTCAATGCCTATCCTGGAACCTACAAAGTCAAGGTCATGGCGAGCAAACACTCGGGATTCACCGCTAACTCGTACAGTCTTTATATAGGAGACAGAACGATCCCGGTTATCTTAATCCCGGGAGTGGGTGGATCACGACTCGAAGTGGAGCAGAATGGAAAGAGATCAGAAATATGGTTGGGACTTGGCGACAGTCTCATTGGTATTAATGATCCTAAACACCGCAGGCTACTCTCTCTGGAGCCGATCAAACCAAATAGTGTAGATGTACAGCCAGTCGTCCGTGATGCGACGATCCACCCGGAAAAAGATGATTTTTACGCCATCGAATATCTTTCCTATGCACCGTTTTTAAAAGAACTTACCGAACAGTATTACAGCATGGTAAAGGAACTGGAGAAGGTGGGTTACAAAAAGCACCGCACCTTATTTGCACTGCCGTATGATTGGCGATACAGCAGCACCAAAAATGCCAAACTTCTAAAAGAGGAAATCGACGCTGCACTGAAGGCAAGTGGGGCAAATCAGGTGCATTTGGTGGCACATAGCATGGGTGGGCTCTTGGTAAAAGAAACACTTCTATCCAATGTATCTTACCAGCGCAAAGTGAATCGTGTCGTGTACATGGGCACACCCTTCCTTGGCTCTCCACGGGCCTATCAGGCTCTTAAGCACGGTTACAATTTTTCGATCCCTTGGCTGGAGGAGGAAACAGGGAAAGTGATTTCCTCTTATGCTCCTGCCGTCTACGAGCTGTTACCCTCCAAAAAATATTTTGAAACGGTTGGCTTCCTGAAAAGGAGTAACATTCAGTATTACACCTATGATGAATTTTTAAAGGACAAAAATATTCGCCTCGACTATGCGCCGCTCGTCAGACATGGCGGCAAGATGCATGAAAAGTGGGATAACAAAACGGTCAATGTTCCACAGTATTCCATCGTGGGCACAGGTCAAGTAACACTGCTCGGTTACTTTTATGACTCTTTTTATAACGAATGGTCCCCGATTCTCGATCCTGGCGTTGGGGACGGTACCGTTCCGTATATGAGTGCCAATTACGCCCAGGAGGATATGAAAAAACGATACTACGTAAAAGGTGAACACGCCAAGCTGCCGACCATACCAGAAGTCATCGACCAAGTAACGCGATTGCTACAGGGAGATGAGGAATTACAATCAGGGTTGCGCAATGCTCCAGATCAAAATTCTGACTACCTGTATTACATCGTTGCACAAGATGACAAAAGCTTTCCTGAAGTGACAATACACAAATCCGGTCAGATCTTTACACTCGACGCCAATAAAAAAGAAGTACGGGAAGACCTGTCTATTGAATATCACGATCGCATCGTTGTTATCCATGTTCGAGATGGTGAAGACCTGGAATTCCAGCCGCCTGTAGCTGTAGAGGGAGAGGAGCCAGCGCGTTTTCTGATCAAACGCTTCTCTTCAGATGATTCGGATCGTTACAGAGAAACAGGCAGACGTTACGTACTTGATGAGCGTGGACTAGCTGAGGTAGAAGAATCTACGGATTCCAATGATGTGTAG